ACGCACGCTGGTGCTGACCGCCTTTGGCGACATGGATGTGTCGAAACTCACCGAAAAACCGGCGGGACGGCAGCCGATACGAACCGTGACTTTGCCCCTGGAGCGGCTCGACGAACTGGTCGGCCGCATCCGCGACGCGGTGGCGGAAGGCCAGAAGATCTACTGGATCTGCCCGCTGGTCGAGGAATCGGAAGAGATCAAGCTGATGTCGGCGGAAGATCGCTTCGCCTCGCTGAAGCCCGTCTTCGGCGAGCGGATCGGCCTCGTGCACGGCCGCATGAAAGGGGCCGAGAAGGACGAGGCGATGCGCGCCTTCAAGGAAGGCGAGACACGCGTTCTGATCGCCACCACAGTGATAGAGGTCGGCGTCGACGTGCCGGACGCCACCATCATGGTGATTGAGCACGCCGAGCGCTTCGGCCTTGCCCAGTTGCACCAGTTGCGCGGCCGCGTCGGGCGCGGTTCGAAACCGTCGAGCTGCGTCCTGCTCTACAAGGACCCGCTCGGCGAAACGGCTAAACGCCGGCTGTCGGTGATGCGCGAGACCGAGGACGGCTTTGTCATCGCCGAGGAGGACCTGAAACTGCGTGGCGAAGGCGAACTGCTCGGCACGCGCCAGTCCGGTACGCCGGGATTCCAGGTGGCGCGCATCGAGGCGCATGCCGATCTTTTGGAAGCCGCGCGCGACGACGCAAGGCTGATCCTGACGCGCGACCCGGAATTGCAGGGCGAACGTGGGCAAGCGCTCAGGTTGCTGCTTTATTTGTTCGGGCGCGACGAGGCGGTGCGGCTCTTGCGGGCCGGCTGAGGCAAGGTGCCGGCCGGCGGGTTGGCAAGATCGATCAAGCGCCCGTCCGGTCCCTTGATCTTCTTCTTGGGGTCAGGCGCGACGAGACCGGCCGACACGATCAGCCGCGCGCCTTCCTCGATGGTCATGTCGAGCATGACGATCTCGGATTTGCGGACATACATCAGGAAGCCGGTGGTCGGGTTGGGGGTGCAAGGCATGAAGACGCCAAGCAGCGGGTCGCCCTCCACATCGAGCTTCTCGTTGATCTCGGTGTGTTTTTCGCCGGCGACGAAGACCAGCGACCAGACATCCTTGCGCGGGTATTCGACCAGTCCGACTTGCCGGAACATGTCGTTCCTGTTGGACAGGACGGTTTCGAAGATCTGTTTCAGCGAACCGTAGATACCGCGCACCAGCGGCATGCGACCGAGCAGGCGCTCGCCGAAGCCCACCACGGCGCGGCCGACGATGTTGGCTGCCAGGAAACCGATCAGCGTGACGAGGATGAGCGCGACAATCAGCCCGAAACCGGGCACCGGGAACGGCAGATAGGTATCGGGACTGTAGCGCGCCGGGATATAGGGTTTCACCCAGGAATCGACCCAGCCCACGAACGACCAAGCGATATAGGCGGTGATCGCCAGCGGCGCGCAGACGACGAAACCGGCGAGGAAATAGTTCCTCAGACGGGCCATCGCCGAGGTCTTGTGGCTGTCGGACATACGATGCTCGGTGGATTGTGCGCTGCACTTATCTTAGAGCATCAAGTCATCTGCCCGACAACCGATATTGCGTTGCGACCTGCTGCCGACGTTTGCCGGAGGCGCCCATGCGGGTCGCTCCGGCACAGAGCGCGGCACTTCTTGTGCGACGGGCTACTTCAGCGTTTCGATGACGCAGATGAAGCGCGTGGGGTCGGCAAGGGGCTGCTTGATCAGACCGTTCGACTTCAGCCGAACGACCCGGTCGCCAACAGTGTCGGCCTCGTTGCCACCGACAGTGCGGACATAACGCCCGCTTCCGTCGGAACCTTCCTCGACGACGACCGCGGAATGCGATTCGTAGGCGTGATTTGCCGCCGCGTGCGCGAAGTCGAAATGGTTCCCGTTGCGGTTGTTTTGGATGATGTCACCGATCTTCGGGGCGTAACTGACGATGGGCCGTCCCCGGAAAACGCCGGTTTCGGCCTTGCCGTTCTTGATCGCCTGGAAGACGAATTCGGAATGCCTGGGCGCGAAACGGAACTCCGACGACGTTGCACCGGCCGATTTCACGAAAAAGGACACGAAAACCGCCGACCAAGGCGTGCTGACGCCTGGAAACCCCAGACCAAGGTCGCCCCAGTATTTTCTGATCCGCGTCGCCATCCTCGACGTCGTCTCATGATGGCCACCGTAATTGTCGTACTCGGCCTCCGCCAGCGAGGCCAGTTTGGTCGCAAAAGCTGTCGCCATGTCGATCCCCCTCTCCTGAAAAGAAGGATGATATTCGGATCATCAGCAATTTCAACTATTAGTTACATAATTCAAATATATGCGTCTTTAGATTGTAGTCCTGCCGCAGGGCATTGCGTAGGCTGAATTACGGAACTTCGATCGAAACGACAAAGCCGTCGCGGCGCGAGGGCTTTGGAAAGGAGACAGCTTGGTGAAAAGCGGAGCCCCAGAGAGGGCTACTCCACCGTCACCGACTTGGCCAGATTGCGTGGCTGATCGACGTCGGTGCCCATGAACACGGCGGTGAAGTAGGCCAACATCTGGACGGGCAGCGCATAAAGGATCGGCGCGATGATTTCGGGCACGTCGGGCAGCACGATGGTATCGATGGTGTTGACTGTCGATTTCTCGGCACCCTTCTTGTCGGTGATCAGGATGATCTTGCCGCCGCGCGCCGCCACTTCCTGCATGTTCGACACGGTTTTTTCGAAGATGCGGTCGTAGGGCGCGATGACGACGACCGGCATGTTCTCGTCGATCAGCGCGATCGGGCCATGCTTGAGCTCGCCGGCGGCATAACCCTCGGCGTGGATGTAGGAGAGCTCCTTCAGCTTGAGCGCGCCCTCCAGGGCCAGCGGGAAATTGGTGTCGCGGCCGAGATAAAGCACGTCACGATGATGGGCGAGGTCGCGCGATACCTTTTCGATCTGCTCTTCCAGCTTGACGACCTGGCTGGCGAGGCGAGGCGCCTCGGCCAATTGCTTGACCAGCTTCTGCTCTTCGTCCGGCGAGATGTGTCCACGCGCCACGCCGGCACGCACCGCAAGCGCTGCCATCACCGAAAGCTGGCAAGTGAAGGCCTTGGTCGAGGCGACACCGATCTCAGGACCGGCCAGCGTCGGCAGGATGACGTCCGCCTCTCGCGCCATGGTCGATTCGCGCACGTTGACGACGACGCCGATCGGCACGCCTTCCTTGCGGCAATAACGCAGCGAGGCCAGCGTGTCGGCCGTCTCGCCCGACTGCGACACGAACAATGCCGCGCTGTTCTTCGACAGTGGCATTTCGCGGTAGCGGAATTCCGAAGCGATATCGATGTCGACCGGCAGGCGCGCCAGACGTTCGAACCAGTATTTGCCGATCAGGCCGGCCAGATAGGCCGTACCACAGGCCGAGATCGCCAGACGATCGATCTTGGCGAAATCCCAGGGCAACTCCAGCGCCTTGGCCTTGCCGTTGGTGAAGTCGATGTAGTTGCCGAGCGTGTGGGAGATGACCTCCGGCTGCTCGTGGATTTCCTTGTGCATGAAGTGGCGGTGGTTGCCCTTGTCGACAAGGAACGAGGTGCCGATCGACTGCTGGCGCTTGCGCTCGACCTTGTTGCCGTCCATGTCGAAGATGGCGATCTCGTTGCGACGCACAACCGCCCAGTCGCCATCCTCCAGATAGGTGATGGAGTTGGTGAACGGCGCCAGCGCGATGGCGTCCGAGCCCAGATACATCTCACCTTCGCCGTGGCCGACGGCGAGCGGCGGGCCGTTGCGGGCGCCGACGATCAGGTCCTCGTCACCCTTGAACATGATGGCCAGCGCAAAGGCACCCTCCAGCCGTTTCAGCGCCTTGTGGGCGGCTTCGACCGGCTTGGCGCCTCGCGCCATTTCGCGCGAGACGAGATGCGCGACGACTTCGGTGTCGGTCTGCGAAGCGAAGTTGTAGCCGTCGGCGATCAATTCATCGCGCAATTCGGCGAAGTTCTCGATGATGCCGTTGTGGACGATGGCCACGCCGTTGGAGAAATGCGGATGCGCATTGGTTTCGTTCGGAACGCCGTGCGTCGCCCACCGTGTGTGGCCGATGCCGATGGTGCCGTCGAGCGGTTCGGCGTGCAGCTTGCGCTCAAGATTGACCAGCTTGCCCTCGGCGCGGCGGCGCGCGAGCTCGCCGTGTTCGATGGTGGCGACACCGGCGGAATCATAGCCGCGATATTCGAGCCGCTTGAGCGCGTCGACGATCAACGGTGCGACAGGCGTGTGTCCGACAATTCCAACAATTCCGCACATGAGGGATGCCCCGATTCCTTGCGACCAAAACCCGGTCGCTGTTTAGTCGACCGCCACAGCTTGAGAAAATCACATTGCGTTTCGACCAGTCTTTTGACTTAGCCCGCCGCTGTGGCCTCGTAAGACAAGCGTTCCGTCAAGTCCAGCGGCGAGAAACTCTCACTTCTTCGCGGCGGAAGCTTGACGCGCGCGCAACTCCTTGCCCTTTCCAGGCAAGGTTTTCTGGCGCGCGCGGCCGAAAGCCAAAGCATCTTCTGGCACGTCTTCCGTAATCACGCTGCCCGAAGCGACGTATGCGCCGTTGCCGAGCTTGAGCGGGGCCACCAGCGACGAATTCGAGCCGACGAAAGCGCCCTCGCCGATATCGGTGAAGAATTTGGAGTAGCCGTCATAATTGCAGGTGATGGTGCCGGCACCGATGTTGGCGCCGGCGCCGATGCGCGCGTCGCCGATATAGGTCAGGTGATTGACCTTGGCGCCAGCCTCGATCCTGGCGTTCTTGACCTCGACGAAGTTGCCGACCTTGGCCTTGGCCGCAAGGTCCGCGCCGGGGCGCAGCCGGGCAAAGGGCCCGATATCGGCACCGGTTGCCGCTGTCGCGCCCTCGATATGGCTGAAGGCATGGATCTTGACGCCGCCGGCTATTTTGACGCCCGGGCCGAAGACGACATTGGGTTCGACGACCGTATCGGGTCCAAGCTCGGTATCGTGCGAAAAATAGACCGTTTCCGGCGCGATCAGCGTGACGCCCGACAGCATCGCCTGTTGGCGGCGGCGCTTCTGCCAGATCGCTTCGGCCTCGGCGAGCTCGGCGCGGTTGTTGATGCCGAGTGCATTCTCGAAGCCGGCCTCGGTCGCGACCACATCGAGGCCCTTCGCTCCGGCGATCTCGACGATGTCGGTGAGGTAATATTCGCCCTTGGCATTGGCGTTGCCGACCGCGTCCAGCAATTCCAGCGCATGCCGGCCCGAGACCGCCATCATGCCGGCATTGCAGAAGCCGATCTTGCGCTCCTCGTCCGTGCAGTCCTTTTCTTCGCGGATCGCCACCAGCTTGCCGGCTTTCTCGATCAAGCGACCGTAGCCGGCTGGGCTCGGCGGACGGAAGCCGATAACCACGACGGCCGCGCCGGCGGCAAGCTTCGCCCGCGCCTCGCCAAGAGCCGCGGCGTCGATGAGCGGGGTGTCACCGAACATGACCAGGATGTCGTCATACCCCTTGGCCACCGCATCGCGCGCGGCCAGCACGGCATGGGCGGTTCCCAGGCGCGGTTCCTGCACGAAGGTGCCCGCGCCAGGCGCGAATTTCGCCGCCGCCTTGCGCATCTCGTCGGCGCCATGGCCGATGACGAGCGCCAAATCCGTCGCCCCCGCCGCCTCCGCCGCCTTCACGACATGGGCGACCAGCGGCAGCCCGGCGATCGGATGCAGGACCTTGGGCAGCGCGCTTTTCATGCGCGTGCCCTCGCCGGCGGCAAGGATAACGGACAGGCAGGTTCTAGAGGTCATGAGCAGCTACCGATGGAGAAGAGGTGGAAGCCTTCTAGCATCGGCGCGATATGGTACCAATACGGTTAAATTCCGAGATGCCGGTTAGAGCGCCGGCGTGACAGGCCGGAACTCTAACCCAAGCGGCCGAGGGCCGGAAAATTCTCCAGAAGCCAATAGGCCATCACCTGCACGCCGCCGGTCAGGAAGAAGACGCCGGCAACCACAAGCAAGGCGCCGATCGCCTTTTCGACACGGCCGAGATGCAGGCGGAACTTGCCGAGGAAGCGCATGAAGGCACCGGAAAACAGCGCCGCGATGAAGAAAGGAATGCCGAGGCCGAGCGAATAGGCGGCGAGCAACAGAGCGCCCTCGCTCATCGTCTCGCGCCCGCCGGCAAGTGTGAGGATCGGGCCGAGCACCGGGCCGATGCACGGTGTCCAGCCAAAGGCGAAGGCCAGGCCCATGACATAGGCCGCTACGGCGCTGGCCGGCTTGCCCTGCGACTGGAACCTTGCTTCGCGCGACAGGAGCGGAATGCGCACGATGCCCAGGAAATTCAGCCCCATCAAGATGATGAGCGCGCCGGCGATCATCGCCAGCGGTTCCTGGTAGACACGCAACAACCTGCCGATGGTCGAGGCGCCGGCGCCAAGCGCGACGAAGACCGTGGAGAAGCCGAGCACGAAGGCGATGGAGGCGATCAGCAATGCGCCGCGCGCGCCGGCCTTGGCGGCGATGCCGGCATTACCGCGGAAATCGTCGACCGAAACGCCCGCCATATAGCAGAGATAAGGTGGCACCAGCGGCAACACGCATGGCGACAGAAACGAAATCGCCCCTGCCCCGACTGCGCTGATATAGCCGATGTCCAATGCCATTCGCCGCTCCGTCCGATGCGAACGACGATATAGCGTTCCAAGCGCCCAGGCTCCAATCACCATTCTGTGGCAAGTCAGCGCAGAGCCTACTCGATCAGGTCAAACCAATGGGAGGAAAGCCAGCCCCTCGACAGCCGTCGTTCAGGCGTTGCCTTTGCGCCTCACAGGGTAGACCCGTGCCGGCCGCTCGTTTCGAATGATGTCTCCCGCTTCGATATAAGCCATCTCGATGAGATAGGTCAGCATGTCGAAACGTTCGGCTTCCGCCATGCCGCGCAGTTGGCCGAGCATCGCATGCATATAGTCGAGTGTATCCGTGCGCCCTTGCGGATAAGATTGAGGCATCGACAGAACCTTCCCCCTGCAGCGAAACTGAATTCAGCTTCATCGGTCCGCGACGTTCGACTTCGCGAAGGCTACACAGCGGACCGTCCGGACAGTGTATTATGACAATCTAAAATTGCAATATTGATGCATAACACCCAAAAGTTGCATCGCGTTGTAAGCCGCCAATTTACCCCCGCCTCTTGACCAGACTGAAAAGCACGGCCATTTGACGGGCGGATTTTCAGCTTCCCGCGCCACGGTTCCCGGTTTGGCGCCGCACAGGAATGCAGTCGCACATGGACGTCGTCGTCGTCGAATCGCCGAACAAGGTCAAAAGCATCAACAAATATCTGGGCAAGAACTACAAGGTTCTGGCCTCGTTCGGCCATGTCCGTGACCTGCCGGCCAAGGACGGTTCGGTGAAACCCGACGATGACTTCGCCATGTCGTGGGCAGTCGACACTGCCTCCGCGAAACGCCTGTCCGAACTCGCCAAGGCGGTGAAAGAAGCCGACGGCCTGATCCTCGCCACCGACCCGGATCGCGAAGGCGAAGCCATTGCATGGCACGTGCTGGAAGTGCTGAAGCAGAAGAAGGTGCTGAAGGACAAGCCGATCAAGCGTGTCGCCTTCAACTCGATCACCAAACAGGCGGTGCTCGACGCCATCGCCAACCCGCGCGAGATCGATCCGCCGCTGGTGGATGCCTATCTGGCACGGCGTGCGCTCGACTATCTGGTCGGCTTCACGCTTTCGCCGGTGCTGTGGCGCAAACTGCCCGGCGCCCGCTCTGCCGGTCGCGTGCAATCGGTCGCGCTGCGTTTCGTCTGCGACCGCGAGGCCGAGATCGAGCGCTTCGTGCGCGAGGAATACTGGCAGATCGCCGCCATCCTCGGCACGCCGCGCAATGAAAACTTCGAGGCACGGCTAACCGCCTTCGACGGCAAGAAGCTGCAGAAGCTCGACATTTCCTCGCAGGCCATGGCCGACGACATCAAGACGATGCTCGAAGGCGCTTCGTTCCGGGCACTGTCGGTGGAAGCCAAGCCGACCAAGCGCAATCCGGGACCGCCCTTCACCACCTCGACGCTGCAGCAGGCCGCGTCGTCGCGGCTCTCCTTCTCGGCGCAGCGCACCATGCAGGTTGCCCAGCGCCTCTACGAAGGCATGGACATCGGCGGTGAGACCACCGGCCTGATCACCTATATGCGAACCGACGGCGTGCAGATGGCGCCGGAGGCGATCGCCGCCGCCCGCGATGCCATCGTCAAGGAATTCGGCGCGAAATATCTGCCGGAGAAACCGCGCCACTACACCACCAAGGCCAAGAACGCCCAGGAAGCGCACGAGGCGATCCGCCCGACCGACTTCAACCGCACGCCGGCCGAGATGCGCAAATTTCTCGATGCCGACCAGGCCAGGCTCTATGAGATGATCTGGAAGCGAGCGATCGCCAGCCAGATGCAGCCGGCGGAGATCGAGCGCACCACGGTGGAGATCGAGGCGAAGAACGGTGCGAAGACCGCCGGTCTGCGCGCGGTCGGATCGGTCACCCGCTTCGACGGCTTCATCGCCGCCTATACCGACCAGAAGGACGAGGATTCGGAGGACGAGGAAAATCGTCGTCTGCCCGAAATCCGCCCCGAGGAAACGCTGAAGCGCGAACAGATCAGTGCCACCCAGCATTCGACCGAGCCGCCGCCGCGCTATTCGGAAGCCAGCTTCATCAAGAAGATGGAAGAGCTCGGCATCGGCCGGCCGTCGACCTATGTCGCGACGCTGAAGACGCTGGAAGATCGCGATTACATCAAGATCGAGAACCGCAAGCTGATGCCCCAATCCAAGGGCCGGCTGGTCACGGCCTTCATGGAAGGCTTCTTCGAGCACTATGTCGAATACGACTTCACCGCCTCGCTCGAGGAGAAGCTCGACGAAATCTCCGACGGCAAGCTCTCCTGGAAAGACGTGCTGCGCGACTTCTGGAAGGATTTTTCCGGTGCAGTCGACGGCATCAAGGAACTGCGTGTCACCGAGGTGCTCGATGCGCTGAACGAGGAATTGGCGCCGCTGGTTTTCCCCGAGCGCGAAGACGGCTCCAACCCGCGCATCTGCCCAAAGTGCGGCACCGGCAACCTGTCGCTGAAACTCGGCAAATTCGGCGCTTTCGTCGGCTGCTCGAACTATCCCGAATGCGGTTTCACGCGCCAGCTCGACGGGCCGAACGGCAATGGCGAGAACGGCGCGGTCGAGGACGGCACCAAGGTCCTCGGCAAGGACCCGTATACGGCAGAGGAAATCACCCTGCGCTCCGGCCGCTTCGGACCCTATGTCCAGCGCGGCGAAGGCAAGGATGCCAAGCGTTCCAGCCTGCCCAAGGGCTGGGCGGCGGCGTCGATCGACCACGAGAAGGCGCTGGCGCTGCTTTCATTGCCGCGCGATGTCGGCCAGCATCCCGAAACCGGCAAGATGATCTCGGCGGGCCTCGGGCGCTATGGACCGTTCGTGCTTCACGACGGCACCTACGCCAATATCGAAAGCATCGAGGACGTGTTTTCTATCGGCCTTAACCGCGCCGTTTCGGTGCTGGCCGAGAAACAGTCCAAGGGCAAGGGTGGACGCAATGGCGGCACACCGGCGGCCCTGAAGGAGCTTGGCGACCATCCGGCCGGCGGCGGCAAGATCACCGTGCGCGACGGCAAATACGGTGCCTATGTCAATTTCGGCAAGATCAATGCGACCTTGCCCAAGGACAAGGACCCGCAATCGGTCACCATGGACGAGGCGGTCGCGCTGATCGCCGAAAAGGAAGCCAAGGGCGGCGGTGGCAAGAAGCCATTCCGCGGCAAGAAGAAGGGGTAAGACATTGGCGCGCAGGATCTCCGGACGAAGCCATGGCGATCCCCGCGCTGCCGATACCCGCCGGGGGCCGCGCGACCAATATCGCCCCTCCCGTGACGAGATCCTGCGTTACATCGCGGAAAATCCCGACCGCTCGGGCAAGCGCGAGATCGCCAAGGCCTTTGCACTGCGCGGCGACGATCGCGTCTGGCTGAAGGAGCTGCTGCGCGACCTCCAGGACGAGGGCCTGCTGGAGCAGAAACGCAAGCGTCATATTCGGCCCGGGGCCTTGCCCCATGTGACCGTGCTCGACGTGATTGGCCGCGACGACCAGGGCGGCCTTATCGGACGGCCAGCCGAACATCAGGGCAATGGCGAACCGCCAGTGGTCTCGATCCGCGCTTCGCGCGGCGGCCCGGTGGCCGGCATCGGCGACCGCGTGCTGGCCAAAACCTTCCCGACCGACGAGGTCAGCGGCCCCGCCTACACGGCGCGGATCATGAAAGTGTTCGAGAAACGCAGCGATGCGGTGCTCGGCGTCTTCCGCGTGCTGAAGGACGGGACTTTCCGCATCGAGCCGGTGGAACGGCGCCAGCCCGAACTGATCGTCGACAAGGAATTCCAGAACGGCGCCAAGCATGGCGATCTGGTCGAGGTCGAGCCTTCGCGAGCCGGCCGCTATGG
The genomic region above belongs to Mesorhizobium terrae and contains:
- a CDS encoding DUF502 domain-containing protein, encoding MSDSHKTSAMARLRNYFLAGFVVCAPLAITAYIAWSFVGWVDSWVKPYIPARYSPDTYLPFPVPGFGLIVALILVTLIGFLAANIVGRAVVGFGERLLGRMPLVRGIYGSLKQIFETVLSNRNDMFRQVGLVEYPRKDVWSLVFVAGEKHTEINEKLDVEGDPLLGVFMPCTPNPTTGFLMYVRKSEIVMLDMTIEEGARLIVSAGLVAPDPKKKIKGPDGRLIDLANPPAGTLPQPARKSRTASSRPNK
- a CDS encoding DUF2272 domain-containing protein, producing the protein MATAFATKLASLAEAEYDNYGGHHETTSRMATRIRKYWGDLGLGFPGVSTPWSAVFVSFFVKSAGATSSEFRFAPRHSEFVFQAIKNGKAETGVFRGRPIVSYAPKIGDIIQNNRNGNHFDFAHAAANHAYESHSAVVVEEGSDGSGRYVRTVGGNEADTVGDRVVRLKSNGLIKQPLADPTRFICVIETLK
- the glmS gene encoding glutamine--fructose-6-phosphate transaminase (isomerizing), coding for MCGIVGIVGHTPVAPLIVDALKRLEYRGYDSAGVATIEHGELARRRAEGKLVNLERKLHAEPLDGTIGIGHTRWATHGVPNETNAHPHFSNGVAIVHNGIIENFAELRDELIADGYNFASQTDTEVVAHLVSREMARGAKPVEAAHKALKRLEGAFALAIMFKGDEDLIVGARNGPPLAVGHGEGEMYLGSDAIALAPFTNSITYLEDGDWAVVRRNEIAIFDMDGNKVERKRQQSIGTSFLVDKGNHRHFMHKEIHEQPEVISHTLGNYIDFTNGKAKALELPWDFAKIDRLAISACGTAYLAGLIGKYWFERLARLPVDIDIASEFRYREMPLSKNSAALFVSQSGETADTLASLRYCRKEGVPIGVVVNVRESTMAREADVILPTLAGPEIGVASTKAFTCQLSVMAALAVRAGVARGHISPDEEQKLVKQLAEAPRLASQVVKLEEQIEKVSRDLAHHRDVLYLGRDTNFPLALEGALKLKELSYIHAEGYAAGELKHGPIALIDENMPVVVIAPYDRIFEKTVSNMQEVAARGGKIILITDKKGAEKSTVNTIDTIVLPDVPEIIAPILYALPVQMLAYFTAVFMGTDVDQPRNLAKSVTVE
- the glmU gene encoding bifunctional UDP-N-acetylglucosamine diphosphorylase/glucosamine-1-phosphate N-acetyltransferase GlmU gives rise to the protein MTSRTCLSVILAAGEGTRMKSALPKVLHPIAGLPLVAHVVKAAEAAGATDLALVIGHGADEMRKAAAKFAPGAGTFVQEPRLGTAHAVLAARDAVAKGYDDILVMFGDTPLIDAAALGEARAKLAAGAAVVVIGFRPPSPAGYGRLIEKAGKLVAIREEKDCTDEERKIGFCNAGMMAVSGRHALELLDAVGNANAKGEYYLTDIVEIAGAKGLDVVATEAGFENALGINNRAELAEAEAIWQKRRRQQAMLSGVTLIAPETVYFSHDTELGPDTVVEPNVVFGPGVKIAGGVKIHAFSHIEGATAATGADIGPFARLRPGADLAAKAKVGNFVEVKNARIEAGAKVNHLTYIGDARIGAGANIGAGTITCNYDGYSKFFTDIGEGAFVGSNSSLVAPLKLGNGAYVASGSVITEDVPEDALAFGRARQKTLPGKGKELRARQASAAKK
- a CDS encoding cytochrome c biogenesis CcdA family protein, whose product is MALDIGYISAVGAGAISFLSPCVLPLVPPYLCYMAGVSVDDFRGNAGIAAKAGARGALLIASIAFVLGFSTVFVALGAGASTIGRLLRVYQEPLAMIAGALIILMGLNFLGIVRIPLLSREARFQSQGKPASAVAAYVMGLAFAFGWTPCIGPVLGPILTLAGGRETMSEGALLLAAYSLGLGIPFFIAALFSGAFMRFLGKFRLHLGRVEKAIGALLVVAGVFFLTGGVQVMAYWLLENFPALGRLG
- the topA gene encoding type I DNA topoisomerase yields the protein MDVVVVESPNKVKSINKYLGKNYKVLASFGHVRDLPAKDGSVKPDDDFAMSWAVDTASAKRLSELAKAVKEADGLILATDPDREGEAIAWHVLEVLKQKKVLKDKPIKRVAFNSITKQAVLDAIANPREIDPPLVDAYLARRALDYLVGFTLSPVLWRKLPGARSAGRVQSVALRFVCDREAEIERFVREEYWQIAAILGTPRNENFEARLTAFDGKKLQKLDISSQAMADDIKTMLEGASFRALSVEAKPTKRNPGPPFTTSTLQQAASSRLSFSAQRTMQVAQRLYEGMDIGGETTGLITYMRTDGVQMAPEAIAAARDAIVKEFGAKYLPEKPRHYTTKAKNAQEAHEAIRPTDFNRTPAEMRKFLDADQARLYEMIWKRAIASQMQPAEIERTTVEIEAKNGAKTAGLRAVGSVTRFDGFIAAYTDQKDEDSEDEENRRLPEIRPEETLKREQISATQHSTEPPPRYSEASFIKKMEELGIGRPSTYVATLKTLEDRDYIKIENRKLMPQSKGRLVTAFMEGFFEHYVEYDFTASLEEKLDEISDGKLSWKDVLRDFWKDFSGAVDGIKELRVTEVLDALNEELAPLVFPEREDGSNPRICPKCGTGNLSLKLGKFGAFVGCSNYPECGFTRQLDGPNGNGENGAVEDGTKVLGKDPYTAEEITLRSGRFGPYVQRGEGKDAKRSSLPKGWAAASIDHEKALALLSLPRDVGQHPETGKMISAGLGRYGPFVLHDGTYANIESIEDVFSIGLNRAVSVLAEKQSKGKGGRNGGTPAALKELGDHPAGGGKITVRDGKYGAYVNFGKINATLPKDKDPQSVTMDEAVALIAEKEAKGGGGKKPFRGKKKG